In a single window of the Bacteroidia bacterium genome:
- a CDS encoding 4'-phosphopantetheinyl transferase superfamily protein — protein MKLLSDIFDDGTSRIGIWESETGNGEGSLQNGMRGSGASSQVLSCLRMFPGLENSYIVYDKNGKPYLNESTRGKISLSHSHGMLAIIHDRKSETGIDLEKVGDKVIRIRHKFLHPDELSACGAQPDARALHIYWGAKEALYKCYGKRSLHFSENLRVEAFTTETEGEVRGEIRVAGISRIKKLYYRFMGHYLLVYIRNS, from the coding sequence TTGAAGCTTCTGAGTGATATTTTCGATGACGGTACGTCGCGAATAGGAATCTGGGAATCCGAAACCGGCAACGGGGAAGGATCGCTGCAGAATGGTATGCGCGGGAGCGGAGCTTCATCTCAGGTGTTGAGCTGTCTGCGTATGTTCCCCGGTTTGGAGAACAGTTACATAGTATACGACAAGAACGGAAAGCCTTACTTGAATGAGTCAACCCGGGGCAAGATATCCCTGAGTCATTCACACGGAATGCTTGCGATCATACATGACCGGAAATCGGAAACCGGTATAGATCTGGAAAAAGTAGGAGACAAGGTGATCAGGATCCGGCATAAATTTCTGCATCCTGACGAGCTGAGTGCATGCGGTGCGCAACCGGATGCCCGCGCTCTTCATATTTACTGGGGAGCAAAGGAAGCGCTGTATAAATGCTACGGAAAAAGAAGTTTGCACTTTTCTGAAAATCTCCGGGTAGAGGCATTCACTACCGAAACCGAAGGCGAAGTAAGGGGTGAAATCCGTGTTGCCGGGATCAGCAGAATAAAAAAACTGTATTATCGCTTCATGGGTCACTACTTGCTGGTGTATATTCGCAATTCATGA
- a CDS encoding adenosylhomocysteinase, whose translation MATNTKTDTFVPYKVKDISLAEWGRKEIRLAEQEMPGLMALREEFGKEKPLKGARIAGCLHMTIQTAVLIETLAELGAEVTWSSCNIFSTQDHAAAAIAKAGIAVYAWKGMNAEEFDWCIEQTLFFGKDRQPLNMILDDGGDLTNMVLDKYPELIKGIKGLSEETTTGVHRLYERMEKGTLPMPAINVNDSVTKSKFDNKYGCRESLVDAIRRATDLMLAGKVAVVAGFGDVGKGSAESLKEAKVRVIVTEIDPICALQAAMEGYEVKKIDDAVKEADIIVTATGNCDIICDRHFLSMKHNAVVCNIGHFDNEIDMAWLNTRFGNSREEIKPQVDKYTVNGKDIIVLAEGRLVNLGCAMGHPSFVMSNSFTNQTLAQLELWKNHGKYENKVYTLPKALDEKVARLHLKKIGVEIDTLTEKQAGYIGVKKEGPFKPEYYRY comes from the coding sequence ATGGCAACAAACACAAAAACAGACACTTTCGTTCCGTATAAAGTTAAAGATATCTCCCTGGCGGAATGGGGTAGAAAGGAAATCCGTCTTGCCGAGCAGGAGATGCCCGGACTCATGGCATTGCGTGAAGAATTCGGAAAGGAAAAACCCCTGAAAGGAGCTCGCATTGCCGGATGTCTTCATATGACTATTCAGACAGCAGTGCTGATCGAAACGCTGGCAGAACTCGGAGCAGAGGTCACCTGGAGTTCTTGTAATATTTTCTCAACGCAGGATCATGCGGCCGCCGCGATCGCAAAGGCCGGTATTGCGGTTTATGCGTGGAAAGGAATGAATGCTGAGGAGTTTGACTGGTGTATTGAACAAACATTGTTCTTCGGCAAAGACCGACAGCCGCTGAATATGATCCTCGATGACGGTGGTGATCTCACCAATATGGTCCTCGACAAATACCCTGAACTTATTAAAGGTATCAAAGGACTTTCAGAAGAAACCACTACAGGCGTTCACCGACTGTATGAACGCATGGAGAAAGGTACACTGCCGATGCCGGCAATCAATGTGAACGATTCCGTAACCAAATCAAAATTCGATAACAAATACGGATGCCGCGAGTCACTGGTGGATGCCATTCGACGGGCTACCGATTTGATGTTGGCCGGGAAAGTAGCTGTAGTGGCAGGCTTCGGCGATGTCGGGAAGGGATCCGCGGAATCATTGAAGGAAGCCAAGGTGAGAGTGATCGTAACCGAAATTGATCCAATCTGTGCCTTGCAGGCCGCCATGGAGGGCTATGAGGTGAAAAAGATTGATGACGCGGTGAAGGAAGCGGACATTATTGTAACCGCAACGGGAAACTGTGATATTATCTGCGACCGCCATTTTCTCTCAATGAAACATAACGCGGTTGTTTGTAATATCGGCCACTTTGATAATGAGATTGATATGGCATGGCTTAATACCAGGTTCGGAAATTCCCGTGAGGAGATCAAACCTCAGGTGGATAAATATACGGTGAACGGAAAGGATATCATCGTACTTGCTGAAGGAAGACTCGTTAATCTGGGCTGTGCCATGGGTCACCCTTCTTTTGTAATGAGTAATTCCTTTACGAATCAGACGCTCGCTCAGCTTGAACTTTGGAAGAACCACGGAAAATACGAGAACAAGGTGTACACCCTTCCCAAAGCGCTGGATGAAAAAGTGGCCCGTCTGCATTTGAAAAAGATCGGAGTGGAAATTGATACCCTCACGGAAAAGCAGGCTGGATATATCGGCGTGAAAAAAGAGGGACCCTTTAAACCGGAATATTACCGGTATTGA
- a CDS encoding TonB-dependent receptor translates to MLRKIFSFVAVVLMSGAFAYGQGNGILKGIVKDASNNEPIPFANVGIFNGGNQVLTTVSDIEGGYTLKPLPPGKYTVKATYVGYGTKQIDGVIISSDKTTYLDIPLTPTTQQLDQVEIVEYIEPLIDPDTKSGGTVTREEYQNMPSKNINSVASTTAGVFQEDEGGDINIRGSRSEGTDYYIDGQKVIGSSGLPQSSIEQVSVITGGVPAMYGDATGGIISISTRGPQSEFFGGVEGITSQFLDAYGYNFLGFTVGGPILSKKDSTGVKQSVIGYIVSGEYVNEKDDDPSAIGAYKVKDDILDKLNTTPLIISDVGFGTYKSSEFITMDSLEKIKYRQNVRSKSLRLNAKLDFRVSKNFTLTVGGSVDYNNRHSYIYEYALYNPSNNPQVITNTWRTFAKITQKFGSDEVSKDDKSTSNIKNAYYTLQVNYAQYKRTEQDDNHKDNLFDYGFIGKFKTYRQPIYLAQQNGNQIEYHLAGYLDTLVTFERDDRNEFGANYTSLVYDLLPGDPNNLDEIFLLGGLRNGDRPSNIYSLWYNTGRQYGGYNVTNTSQFSVRAHFSADIKSHAVQAGFEYEQRVDRYWGITPIGIWGLMRQLANFHLDQLDLANPIYNPYLSGTYPYYDYNYAINSSTQRYFDAQLREKLGLGAGEYIDIDSYDPGTFDISMFSADDLLNSGASIVNYYGYSHDGKPLKDKISFNDFFTKKDEDGNFTRSIDAYRPTYIAGYIQDKFDFKDIKFNVGVRVDLFDANQMVLSDKYLLYPAKTLSEVAGTLNPNGSHPTNMGDDYVVYVDNINPTTILGYRDGDDWYDASGNLLQDPSVIAGGSVTGTITPYLQDPSKSEIDATAFKDYQPKPTIMPRVAFSFPISDVANFFAHYDVLTQRPSSNNRMEILDYYFMTSNQGVVINNPDLKPERTTDYELGFSQTLSEKKNSAITISAFYRELRDMIQIVNVNYAYPMNYISYGNIDFGTVKGFSVAYDLRRSQGVQMTASYTLQFADGTGSSASGGYNLVSQGLPNLRTTMPLDFDQRHTIVANFDYRFGSGKNYRGPVYTKGKGTDKEKSVQWLKDVGMNVVFRAGSGLPYTKQGNVTQAAAFGIAQRSTLKGSVNGSYLPWNYRMDLRIDKSFERTFGKKKEGEDKGNPVNINVYLQVLNVLNTKNIQNVYAYTGNPDDDGFLASAEAQSTINAQVSPTSFIDLYGIKVNNPSNYSIPRRIRLGVALEF, encoded by the coding sequence ATGCTGCGCAAAATTTTCTCATTCGTTGCGGTCGTTCTCATGTCCGGAGCCTTTGCTTACGGTCAGGGAAACGGTATCCTTAAGGGAATCGTAAAAGACGCCTCTAACAACGAACCGATCCCATTCGCTAATGTGGGTATTTTCAACGGGGGAAATCAGGTGCTGACCACCGTTTCGGATATTGAGGGAGGCTATACGCTCAAGCCCCTCCCTCCGGGTAAATACACCGTTAAAGCAACGTATGTCGGATACGGAACCAAACAGATTGATGGAGTGATCATCTCCTCGGATAAAACAACATACCTCGATATCCCCCTCACCCCCACTACGCAGCAGTTGGATCAGGTGGAAATTGTTGAATACATCGAACCACTCATTGACCCCGATACCAAATCCGGAGGTACGGTTACACGAGAGGAATACCAAAACATGCCCTCTAAGAATATCAACTCTGTTGCTTCTACTACTGCCGGGGTGTTCCAGGAAGATGAAGGAGGTGATATTAATATCCGCGGATCAAGATCCGAGGGAACGGATTATTACATCGACGGACAAAAAGTGATCGGATCCTCCGGCCTGCCCCAGTCCTCCATCGAACAGGTTTCCGTAATTACCGGTGGAGTTCCGGCAATGTACGGTGATGCAACAGGTGGTATCATCTCCATCTCTACCCGTGGCCCGCAATCAGAATTTTTTGGCGGCGTGGAAGGGATTACTTCCCAGTTCTTAGATGCCTATGGTTATAACTTCCTCGGTTTTACCGTGGGAGGACCAATTCTTTCTAAAAAGGATTCAACAGGTGTTAAACAGTCCGTTATCGGATACATTGTCTCCGGTGAATATGTAAATGAAAAAGACGATGATCCCTCTGCAATCGGAGCCTATAAGGTAAAAGATGATATTCTTGACAAGCTGAACACAACACCGCTCATCATCTCAGATGTAGGATTCGGAACTTATAAGAGCTCGGAATTCATCACCATGGATTCGCTTGAGAAAATAAAATATCGCCAGAATGTTCGTTCCAAGTCATTGAGACTGAATGCAAAGCTCGACTTCAGGGTGTCCAAAAACTTTACTCTTACCGTGGGTGGATCTGTAGATTACAACAACAGACACTCCTATATCTATGAGTATGCCCTGTATAACCCCTCCAACAACCCTCAGGTTATCACCAACACCTGGAGAACGTTTGCCAAGATCACACAGAAGTTTGGAAGTGATGAGGTGAGCAAGGACGATAAGTCCACCTCCAATATCAAAAACGCATATTATACTCTTCAGGTCAACTACGCTCAGTACAAGCGCACAGAACAGGATGACAACCACAAGGATAATCTCTTCGATTACGGCTTTATCGGGAAGTTCAAAACCTACCGGCAGCCAATTTATCTTGCACAACAAAATGGCAACCAGATTGAATACCACCTTGCCGGATACCTTGATACCCTGGTAACGTTTGAGCGTGATGACCGGAATGAGTTCGGCGCCAATTACACATCCCTTGTTTACGATTTGCTTCCCGGTGATCCGAATAACCTGGATGAGATCTTCCTGCTGGGCGGCCTCCGCAACGGCGATCGTCCATCCAATATTTACTCGTTGTGGTATAACACAGGAAGACAATATGGCGGTTATAACGTAACCAACACATCACAGTTCTCCGTAAGAGCCCATTTTAGTGCAGACATTAAATCGCACGCGGTACAAGCCGGATTCGAATATGAACAGCGCGTGGATCGCTACTGGGGAATTACCCCGATCGGAATCTGGGGACTCATGCGCCAGCTCGCGAATTTCCACCTGGATCAGCTTGATCTCGCTAATCCCATCTATAATCCCTACTTGTCAGGAACCTATCCCTACTACGATTATAACTACGCAATAAATAGCAGTACGCAACGGTACTTCGACGCACAGCTTCGCGAAAAACTGGGTCTCGGGGCCGGTGAATACATCGATATTGACTCCTACGATCCCGGAACTTTCGATATCAGCATGTTCTCGGCTGATGACCTGCTGAACTCAGGAGCTTCTATTGTTAACTACTATGGATATTCGCATGACGGAAAACCGCTGAAGGACAAGATTTCCTTCAACGACTTTTTTACGAAGAAGGATGAGGACGGAAACTTCACACGCTCCATCGACGCGTATCGCCCAACGTATATTGCTGGATATATTCAGGATAAATTTGACTTCAAGGACATCAAATTCAACGTGGGAGTTCGTGTTGACCTCTTTGACGCTAACCAAATGGTACTTTCTGATAAGTATCTCCTGTATCCCGCAAAAACACTTTCCGAAGTGGCAGGTACACTCAACCCCAACGGCTCTCACCCGACTAACATGGGAGACGATTATGTGGTCTACGTGGATAATATTAACCCAACAACCATTCTGGGATATCGTGATGGGGATGATTGGTATGATGCAAGCGGAAACCTGTTGCAGGATCCTTCCGTTATTGCAGGAGGTAGTGTAACAGGAACCATCACTCCTTATCTTCAGGATCCCTCCAAGTCAGAAATTGATGCCACAGCCTTCAAGGATTATCAGCCTAAGCCAACTATCATGCCCCGGGTTGCATTCTCTTTCCCTATTTCCGATGTGGCTAACTTCTTTGCTCACTACGATGTGCTGACCCAGCGCCCATCCTCAAATAACCGGATGGAGATCCTGGATTATTACTTTATGACGTCTAACCAGGGAGTGGTTATTAACAACCCTGATCTGAAACCGGAGCGCACCACAGACTACGAACTCGGATTCTCTCAAACACTGAGTGAAAAGAAAAATTCTGCTATCACCATTTCTGCATTCTATCGGGAATTGCGTGATATGATCCAGATCGTAAATGTGAACTATGCTTACCCGATGAATTATATCTCTTACGGAAACATCGACTTCGGTACGGTAAAAGGTTTCTCTGTAGCCTACGACCTTCGCAGGAGTCAGGGTGTGCAGATGACGGCATCCTACACCCTGCAGTTCGCTGACGGCACCGGTTCTTCAGCCTCTGGAGGATATAACCTCGTAAGCCAGGGATTACCAAACCTGCGTACCACCATGCCCCTTGACTTCGATCAGCGTCACACCATTGTTGCAAACTTTGACTATCGTTTTGGAAGCGGGAAGAATTACCGCGGACCGGTTTACACCAAAGGAAAGGGTACCGACAAAGAGAAAAGCGTACAGTGGCTGAAAGATGTGGGAATGAACGTGGTATTCCGTGCGGGATCCGGATTGCCTTATACCAAGCAGGGTAACGTTACGCAGGCCGCTGCATTTGGAATCGCACAGCGTTCCACCCTGAAAGGTTCCGTGAATGGTTCTTACCTCCCCTGGAATTATCGTATGGACCTGCGGATTGATAAGAGCTTTGAGCGCACTTTTGGTAAGAAGAAAGAAGGAGAAGACAAGGGAAACCCTGTAAATATTAATGTATACCTGCAGGTGCTCAACGTTCTCAATACAAAGAATATCCAAAATGTATATGCCTATACCGGTAACCCCGATGACGATGGATTCCTGGCCAGCGCAGAAGCTCAGAGTACCATCAACGCTCAGGTAAGTCCTACTTCGTTTATCGATCTGTATGGCATCAAAGTGAATAATCCTTCTAACTATTCTATCCCGCGCCGTATCCGATTGGGCGTGGCACTTGAATTCTAA
- a CDS encoding WG repeat-containing protein, with product MKRVSILIVAILSWNFLASLFAQDALFPVQEKGKWGYINKSGKVVIAPAYEFAEKFSEGMGSITSGGKRGFVDVSGKLVVKAEFDKVSEYFSEGLCAVKKGGKWGYVDKTGKVVIDFKFDFAYRFTEGLARVYSANKYGFVDKSGNIVIKAEYDGAYYFSEGLARVQKGKKWGFIDKSGKAVVDFIYDETFDFSQGMANVRKGDEATGKWGFIDKTGKVVIDFQFDRAYTFSDGLALVRKGDFKTGKFGYIDKTGKLVIDYQFYGADHFKDGLACVSTTLDTKNPKWNYIDKSGKVVIAKSFDYMSSFQGGLAKVKSGDLKPGFSFGYIDKSGNYIWP from the coding sequence ATGAAAAGAGTATCTATCCTGATTGTTGCTATTCTTAGCTGGAATTTTTTAGCCTCCCTGTTTGCCCAGGACGCACTCTTCCCTGTTCAGGAAAAGGGAAAGTGGGGATACATCAACAAATCTGGCAAAGTAGTTATCGCCCCGGCATATGAATTTGCCGAGAAATTTTCTGAAGGAATGGGAAGTATTACCTCCGGGGGCAAACGCGGATTCGTGGATGTTTCTGGTAAATTGGTAGTCAAAGCTGAATTTGATAAGGTATCTGAGTATTTCTCCGAAGGCTTATGCGCCGTAAAAAAGGGTGGAAAATGGGGCTATGTGGACAAAACAGGAAAGGTAGTTATTGATTTTAAGTTTGATTTTGCCTACCGTTTTACCGAAGGTCTTGCCCGTGTGTATTCTGCCAATAAATACGGATTCGTGGACAAATCGGGCAACATCGTAATCAAAGCAGAATACGACGGAGCTTATTATTTCTCAGAGGGACTCGCCCGGGTTCAAAAAGGAAAAAAGTGGGGATTCATTGATAAATCCGGTAAAGCGGTGGTTGATTTTATCTATGATGAAACCTTCGATTTTTCTCAGGGAATGGCAAACGTCCGGAAGGGTGATGAAGCAACAGGGAAATGGGGATTCATCGATAAAACAGGGAAGGTCGTTATTGATTTCCAGTTTGATCGGGCTTATACATTCTCCGATGGTCTGGCACTGGTTCGCAAAGGAGATTTTAAAACAGGGAAGTTTGGCTACATTGACAAAACCGGGAAGCTTGTAATCGATTATCAGTTCTATGGAGCAGATCACTTTAAAGATGGTCTTGCCTGTGTTTCAACTACACTCGATACCAAAAACCCTAAGTGGAACTATATTGATAAATCCGGAAAGGTGGTTATCGCAAAAAGTTTTGACTATATGTCGTCCTTTCAGGGCGGACTTGCAAAGGTTAAATCCGGCGACCTCAAGCCTGGCTTCAGTTTCGGCTATATCGACAAGTCCGGAAACTATATTTGGCCCTGA
- a CDS encoding T9SS C-terminal target domain-containing protein has translation MRLALFSASLLAVAQISFGRENLGTPQRNSSPNQIAAACNAGSSQTDLEINNVRARILTGGDMWWDLQNAKYEVPKGSGDHSLFAGSLWIGGIDAGGQLKVAAMTYRQSGNDYWPGPLDTVSVSIDQSRCDYYDKHYRVNRKEVEDFYASFLAGSPQVPTSMIQWPGNGNSAYNESHYLAPFFDYNGDGVYNPYDGDYPDYDITGTRGCAARLFGDETLWWVFNDKGNIHSESGAEAIGLELHSQAFAFTTNDEVNDMTFYQYKVINRSTYQLNDCYFGQWIDADLGDYTDDYVGCDVENGIGYCYNGDNQDGNGGPGSYGNYIPAIGVDFFQGPLADLGDGKDNDRDCLVDEPGEQIVMSKFIYYNNDWSDQGNPENANHIYGYLSGFWKDGLPLTYGGDAYNEPGPTCDFMFPGTSDQTYAWGTGGNCQQPQTVQAPWDENSVGNTPADRRLLQSAGPFTLKPGAVNTVTVGVVWASTTIANNNMAAIAEMLTADKKAQALFDNCFQVLNGPDAPDITIQELDKELILYLGNGPTSNNYLEQYSEEDPVISLAYPTLDSTFDFEGYQVWQLKDGTVSSSELYNPDKARLVFQCDVKNGITQIVNFEFDKTLNANVPQEMVNGEDVGVSHSVRITDDKFATGDPRLVNHKTYFYMAVSYGYNNYLTYDQNNPQALDGQKQPYKAGRRNIKLYTGIPHIPSPENGGTNQQTSYGVGPKITRIEGNGNGAMNLQLTQSSVDYIMSNADDWRIKTPTYEYSAGPVNVKVVDPLNVPDGNFTLKFSGVASSSNWTLTGPNMTVNSERTINLQVANEQIIPEWGLSVSITQVNNPGVTTDEDMGFITASVNFADPTKQWLTALADEDGYSAANWIRSGTQDDQTNNTCLASYDDYTGQDNDGIYERILGGTWSPYRLTAASDNSTTPPSPCYIGGPCWDKTYANLANWSYLASVDLVITADKSKWTRCVVLEAGDDKNLVQPHPTNTQLNARKLDLRTAASVDKNGNTGDGVVTNDPNDADFIGATGMGWFPGYAINQETGERLNIAFSENSWMAGHNGRDMKWNPTSTVATTNPFNAAVFGGMHYIYIFGHNSNDTNWLPRYDYGRKLRVILANHTQQVNMPAPTTKRNAFRDAMWVNIPMLSNGYNISDPSQIPSDVTVKLRVKKPYKKGYTVIADSINPSQNSNNPMYTFSTTDLMTKKDDNESAENAVDLINIVPNPYYAYSGYEKNQVDTRVKITNLPDKATIKIFTLSGTLIRKLTKDDATITSVDWDLKNTAGIPVASGLYIIHVEAMDKDGNVIGEKILKWFGAMRPADLETY, from the coding sequence ATGAGACTGGCTCTTTTTTCGGCATCCTTGCTGGCAGTAGCTCAGATCTCTTTCGGAAGGGAAAATCTGGGAACTCCCCAGAGAAATTCCAGCCCGAACCAGATCGCAGCAGCTTGTAACGCGGGAAGTTCACAAACTGACCTTGAGATCAACAACGTACGTGCACGTATTCTTACAGGCGGCGATATGTGGTGGGATCTTCAAAATGCCAAGTACGAAGTTCCCAAGGGAAGTGGCGACCACTCACTCTTTGCCGGATCACTTTGGATAGGAGGTATCGATGCCGGAGGGCAGCTCAAAGTAGCCGCCATGACCTACCGTCAGAGCGGTAACGACTATTGGCCCGGACCCCTCGATACAGTCAGTGTATCGATTGATCAGAGCCGCTGTGATTATTATGATAAGCACTATCGTGTGAACAGAAAAGAAGTGGAGGATTTCTATGCCAGCTTTCTCGCCGGAAGCCCCCAGGTTCCAACTTCAATGATCCAGTGGCCGGGAAACGGAAATTCAGCGTATAACGAATCTCATTATCTGGCACCGTTCTTCGATTATAACGGAGATGGGGTGTATAACCCCTATGACGGTGACTACCCTGATTACGATATTACCGGAACCCGCGGATGTGCTGCGCGACTCTTTGGTGATGAAACACTTTGGTGGGTGTTTAATGACAAAGGAAATATCCACTCAGAATCCGGCGCTGAGGCCATTGGTCTTGAATTGCATTCACAAGCCTTTGCGTTTACCACGAATGATGAGGTGAATGATATGACCTTTTATCAGTATAAGGTTATCAATCGTTCCACCTATCAGCTGAATGACTGCTACTTCGGACAATGGATCGATGCTGACCTTGGTGACTATACCGATGATTACGTGGGTTGCGATGTAGAGAACGGAATCGGTTACTGCTATAACGGAGATAACCAGGACGGTAATGGTGGTCCCGGTTCCTACGGAAATTATATCCCGGCAATCGGAGTCGACTTTTTCCAGGGTCCTCTGGCAGATCTCGGCGATGGTAAAGACAATGACCGCGACTGTCTGGTAGATGAACCGGGCGAACAGATTGTAATGAGTAAGTTCATTTATTATAACAACGACTGGTCGGATCAGGGAAATCCTGAAAACGCAAACCATATTTACGGGTACCTCTCCGGATTCTGGAAGGATGGTCTTCCCCTGACCTACGGAGGTGACGCATACAATGAACCTGGACCTACCTGCGACTTCATGTTCCCGGGAACTTCGGACCAAACGTATGCCTGGGGAACGGGTGGCAATTGCCAGCAGCCTCAAACAGTGCAGGCACCATGGGACGAGAACAGTGTTGGTAATACTCCTGCTGATCGTCGTTTACTGCAGTCGGCCGGACCTTTCACCCTGAAACCCGGTGCAGTAAATACGGTTACTGTGGGTGTGGTTTGGGCCTCTACCACCATTGCTAATAATAACATGGCAGCTATTGCTGAAATGCTTACCGCCGACAAAAAAGCGCAGGCACTGTTCGATAATTGCTTCCAGGTGCTGAACGGCCCGGATGCTCCGGATATCACCATCCAGGAGCTGGATAAGGAACTCATCCTTTATCTCGGGAACGGACCTACTTCCAACAATTATCTGGAGCAGTACTCAGAAGAAGATCCCGTAATCTCTCTGGCGTATCCCACGCTGGATTCAACCTTTGATTTCGAAGGTTATCAGGTATGGCAGTTAAAGGACGGTACAGTTTCCAGCTCGGAACTTTATAACCCCGATAAGGCACGCCTGGTATTCCAGTGCGATGTTAAAAACGGAATCACCCAGATTGTCAACTTTGAATTTGATAAGACGTTAAATGCAAACGTTCCTCAGGAAATGGTGAATGGGGAAGATGTTGGTGTTTCTCATTCCGTCCGGATCACAGATGATAAGTTTGCAACAGGAGACCCCCGATTAGTGAACCATAAGACTTACTTCTACATGGCGGTCTCTTATGGTTATAACAACTATCTGACTTACGATCAGAACAATCCGCAGGCACTGGATGGCCAGAAACAGCCTTACAAAGCGGGTCGCAGAAACATCAAGCTTTATACAGGTATCCCACATATTCCATCACCGGAAAACGGAGGAACCAACCAGCAAACATCGTACGGTGTGGGTCCGAAGATCACCCGTATTGAGGGGAATGGAAATGGCGCAATGAACCTCCAGTTAACTCAGTCCTCTGTTGATTATATTATGTCGAATGCTGACGATTGGAGGATCAAGACTCCAACATACGAATATTCGGCCGGCCCGGTGAATGTGAAAGTAGTAGATCCACTGAATGTGCCGGATGGAAACTTCACCCTGAAATTCTCTGGAGTGGCATCGAGCTCAAACTGGACGCTCACCGGTCCTAACATGACCGTGAACTCCGAGCGTACGATAAATCTGCAGGTTGCCAATGAGCAGATCATTCCGGAATGGGGGCTTTCCGTTTCGATTACCCAGGTGAATAACCCCGGTGTTACAACGGATGAGGATATGGGCTTTATTACCGCCAGTGTGAACTTCGCGGATCCTACCAAACAATGGCTCACCGCATTGGCAGATGAGGATGGATATTCCGCAGCAAACTGGATCCGTTCCGGTACACAGGACGACCAGACCAACAACACTTGCCTCGCCTCTTACGATGATTATACAGGTCAGGATAATGATGGAATCTATGAGCGCATTCTGGGAGGCACATGGTCACCTTATCGCCTCACTGCTGCCTCTGACAATTCCACTACACCGCCTTCACCTTGTTATATCGGAGGCCCTTGCTGGGATAAAACCTATGCCAACCTGGCAAACTGGTCGTACCTCGCTTCTGTGGATCTGGTGATTACCGCAGACAAGAGCAAATGGACCCGCTGCGTGGTGCTGGAGGCAGGAGACGATAAAAATCTTGTTCAACCGCACCCGACCAACACTCAGCTCAATGCGCGTAAGCTGGATCTGCGTACCGCCGCCTCCGTAGATAAGAATGGAAATACAGGCGATGGAGTGGTTACCAACGATCCGAATGATGCAGACTTCATCGGAGCAACCGGAATGGGTTGGTTCCCGGGTTATGCTATCAACCAGGAAACCGGTGAGCGCCTGAATATTGCATTCTCGGAAAATTCCTGGATGGCCGGACACAATGGCCGTGATATGAAATGGAACCCAACGTCCACTGTAGCTACTACGAATCCTTTTAACGCAGCAGTGTTCGGCGGAATGCATTATATCTACATCTTCGGGCATAATAGCAATGACACGAATTGGCTTCCCCGGTATGACTACGGCAGGAAACTGCGTGTGATTCTTGCAAACCATACCCAGCAGGTGAATATGCCTGCGCCCACAACCAAGCGGAATGCCTTCCGCGACGCCATGTGGGTGAACATTCCAATGCTGTCCAATGGTTACAACATCAGCGATCCTTCGCAGATTCCTTCGGATGTAACTGTTAAACTGCGTGTGAAAAAGCCATATAAGAAGGGATATACTGTAATTGCCGATTCTATCAATCCGTCGCAGAACAGCAATAACCCGATGTACACTTTCAGTACAACGGATCTGATGACCAAAAAGGACGACAACGAGAGTGCTGAGAACGCAGTGGACCTGATCAACATTGTACCAAATCCGTATTACGCTTATTCCGGATACGAGAAGAACCAGGTGGATACACGGGTGAAGATCACAAACCTCCCCGATAAAGCTACCATCAAGATCTTCACCCTTAGCGGAACATTGATTCGTAAACTCACCAAGGACGATGCTACGATTACATCGGTTGATTGGGATCTGAAGAATACAGCAGGAATACCGGTCGCCAGCGGATTGTATATCATCCATGTGGAGGCAATGGATAAAGACGGTAATGTAATCGGTGAAAAGATACTGAAGTGGTTTGGTGCGATGCGCCCGGCCGATCTCGAGACTTACTAA